The nucleotide sequence TAATGATGGTACTTTATTGAGTTATTATCCTCCAGAGTATAAAAAATTTGGAATTGATCCATCGGATGTAGCTCAAGAAGTTAAAGGAGATATTACTGTTGTACAAGATCTTTTTCCCTCTGATGAGTTACTAAAACTATTACAAGGTAAAAAATGTGACATCATCACAGCTATAGCTATGTTTTATGATTTGGAAAAACCTATTGAGTTTGTCCAAGCGATTAAACAAGTATTAGCACAAGATGGCATTTGGATTTTTGAAATGTCTTATATGCCAACCATGCTAAAAATGAATTCTTATGACACGATTTGTCATGAGCATTTGGAATATTACAGCTTGGCAATTATTGAGTATATTCTCAAACAAGCCGGCATGAAAATTTTTAATGTCATTTTGAATGATATTAATGGAGGAAGTATTCGCTGTTATGCCACTCATGCTGATAACTTCCGATACAAAAAAGATGAATACATCCAAAATATTAAATTCCTACGCCAGGAAGAATTCGATTTTGAACTCGACACTGATAAGCCTTATAAAAACTTTCAAGATCGGATTAATGTACATAAAGATGAACTCAACTCTTTACTCAAGAAATTTAAAAAAGAAGGTAAGAAAATTCATATTTATGGAGCTTCTACGAAAGGAAATACCATTTTACAATGGTGTGGAATTGATCATCGCTTGATCGAGGTAGCGGCAGAAAGAAATCCTGATAAGTATGGTGCTTACACCATTGGTACTGAGATTCCGATTGTAAGCGAAGCTGAATCAAGAGCCATGAATCCGGATTATTATCTTGTATTACCCTGGCATTTTAAAAAGGAAATTGTTGAGCGGGAAGAAGAGATGCTTAAAAAAGGGGTAGGGTTAATTTTTCCTCTACCCGACATTGAAATTGTTAAAAAATAGGAGATGAATAGCAAAATGATGACTTCTGAATCAAATTTTCACCAAGCTAGTATTTTCGAGTTGATTTCAGAAAAAAAAATCAAGAGAATTAAACTCAGATTAACTCATAAATTACTAGCTATATTGAATAAAAAATTAGGTTTCAATTATATCCCTAAACCCTTACTAAAATTATGCAAATTTCTGGGTTCTGTTTCGGAAATTGAAAACTGTACTCTCTATCTTCAAGAGAATGGATATGTATCTCACGAAATAGATGCTAAAAATTGGGACATAGCTCATGTCATCGCTAATTTGCCAGATGGAAATTTTTTAGATATGGGAAGTTCGGATTCTTACATTTTAAAAAATGTTATCTTGAAAGGAATTAAAGGAGAAAAATACGGGATTGATTTACGAGAGCCTAATGTTCCTGTTCCTGGAGTTAATTATCTAATAGGGAATTTGACTAAGACTAATCTGGCGGATAATTTTTTTACAAGTATCACCTGTTTGTCTGTCATTGAACATGAAGTAAATTTTGATAATTTTGCGGCTGAAGTGGCGAGACTTCTTATCAATAAGGGGAGATTGTATCTAACTTTTGATTACTGGAATCCTAAAATTGTATCTAATATTGAACTTTATGGATTAAAATGGAATCCTTTATCCCAAACTGACGTAACTAACCTTGTAAATACTTGTAATAAATATGGCTTAAATTTAGTTCAAGATATTGATTGGACAACTGATAAGGCTGTAATTACACCCATGAATCATTCTCCCGATCAAACTAAAAGTTATACATTCGGGCTATTAGTTTTTGAAAAAGAATAAATAAAATTTATTTATTGGTTGATAATAGATGTATTTAGGATTTTACCAAATTTTAATTGTATGAAAGCGCTGATCTTTGGAGCTAATGGACAAGATGGATATTACCTCTCTAAAATATGTCAAGAGAGAGGAATAGAACCCATCGGAATATCACGCTCTGGTAATTGGCAACATGGTGATGTATCTAATTATGAACAGGTAGCTCAATTCATTCAATACTATACTCCTAATTATATTTTTCACTTGGCTGCCAATTCGAAAACCAACCATAAAGCTTTATTTGAAAATCACCAAACCATTGCTACAGGAACACTAAATATACTAGAATCAACTTATAAATATAGTCCAAAAACTAACGTATTTATTGCTGGAAGTGGTTTACAATTTGAAAATAAAAATCAGCCAATTTCAGAACAAACACCATTTGCAGCTACTAGCCCTTATGCCATAGCTCGGATTCAATCGGTTTATGCCGCCCGCTATTACCGTTCTCTTGGTTTATCAGTTTATGTGGGTTATTTATTTCATCATGAAAGTCCCCTAAGAAAACCAAATCATGTTAGTCAAAAGATTGTACTAGCTGTCAAGAGAATTGCTGCGGGCAGTAATGAAATAATTGAATTAGGAGATATTACAGTTGAAAAAGAATGGGCATTTGCTGGGGATATTATTAGAGGAATTTTTACTCTTGTCGAACAAAATAATATTTTTGAATCTGTAATTGGTTCAGGGGTAACTTATTCCATTGAAGGCTGGCTGAATCAATGTTTTAGTTTTATCGGTAAAGATTGGCATGAGTATGTGAAATTAAGACCGGGATTTGTCTCAGAATACAAACGTTTAATTTCTAGCCCTCATCTAATTAATTCACTAGGGTGGTTTCCTAGTGTTAGCTTTTCTGAGCTTGCTGTAATGATGATGAATAAAAACATAGAGGAGAAGCAGTAATGATAACAACTTTCAACAGTCAATCAACAGAATTTAGAAAAAAAAGAATTTTATTAGGACATCTTGCTTCTTTCGGGGATTGTCTTTATGCAACTACTATTGCCAAGCAAATTAAAACTGATTATCCAAATTGTCATTTGACTTGGGCTATTGGTTCAAAATACCGCTCAATTCTCAATGAAAATCCTCATGTTGATGAAATTTGGGAAATTCCCCTCAATAGTCGAGATGATATAGCTCAAGCATGGTATAAGTTTAAAAAAGTAGCTCTAGAGAGATATGAACAAGGAGATTTTGATGAAATATTTTTAACTCAAATCTATCCAGATAATTATAAAACTTATGATGGAACCTTACGCTCATCAATTTTACGCTTTTATGGAAAGCCGATTACAGTGGGAGTGAATCCTGTTATTGTTCTCTCTGAACAAGAGGTTAATAATGTTTATAATTTCGTCTATAAAAATAATTTATTAGAGAAAAAAAATATTATTTTATTTGAGTGTTCAGCTAAGAGCGATCAATCTTTTGTTACTACAGAATTTGCTCTAGAATTAGTCAAAATTCTGATTGATAAAATTCCTGATTGTCGAATAATTTTATCATCAGATATTCCCATTTCAATTCTTGATGAACGAATTATTGATGGCAGTAGTTTGTCCTTTCGAGAAAATGCTGAATTAACTAAATATTGTTCACTGTTAATTGGGTGTTCCAGTGGTATTTCATGGCTTTGTACCTCTGAATGGGCTAAAAAACTTCCCTCAATACAACTTCTTAAAGCAGATAAATCGATGTATGCTTCATTTATCTACGATCATCAATATCATGGTCTAACTTATGATCATATTATTGAAATGACTGACACGACTGCTGAAACTGTTGCAGCCTGTGTAATTGCAGTTATAAAAGACGGAGTAGCTACCGCACGTTTGAATTTTCATCAAGATATTACTTTAGATTTCACTTTTTATTTTCAAACTATGGCATTCGTTTTGTATAAACGTAAATTTAAAGATTTTATTTTTTCTTTATTTTATACATTTAAAAGATATGGATTTCGTCCAAATTTGCTGAAATCTTTTCTTCCTCTGATTCAATATATTATGACTTTAGGCTATCAAAAATTCCTGAAAAAGCTTAAATTTTCAACTAGGTAAAATCATGAAAGTTCTATACGAAGTGTCCAACTTAGGTATTGGTTATAAGGATGATAAAGCACGTACTGGTGTTTTTCGAGTGATTGAAAATGTCATTGATGAAATTTTAAAACTTCCGGATGTAGAACCGAGATTTATTTCATATATGAATTTTTTTGAAGCGGCTTTAACTAGACGTTATTTTGAGCAACAAAGACCTGATTTACTGAACAAAATGATAGAATTATGGAATACCTCGCTAGACTCTAATAAAGTCCATTTGTATTTAAATATATTAGAATCTATTCAGACCAATCAATCACGAACAATTTTTAATCGGGCTAAAAGAAAGATACAATCTTCTTTTTTATCAATTATAGAACGATTATCTGTACCCAATAATTTTTTAGAAAAAATAGATATTTATCATTCATTTTTTTATGCTTTTCCTTCTCACTATAAAATTCAAGCTAAAGCTAGAGTGATGACGATTTATGATATTATACCTCTGCTTATGCCCGATGTATTTGAAAAACAATTAATTAAAAGTTTTAAAAAAAATTTAGCCAGTATTGACATTAATAAAGATTGGGTAATTTGTATTTCTGAATCAACCAAAAGAGATTTTTGTGAATTGATGAAAATGTCAGAAGAAAGAGCTTTTGTTACTCATTTAGCGGCATCTAATAATTTTTATAAACAAACCAATCAAGAAAAAATACAAATAGCTTGTCAAAAATATGGGATTCCTAAAGGCAAGTATATTTTGGGTTTATCTACTCTTGAACCTAGAAAAAATAATCAGCGTCTAATTAAATGTTACTATCAATTATTATTGGAAAAATCTTTAGAGGATATTTATTTAGTATTAGTGGGTTCTAAAGGATGGCTGTATGATGAAATTTTTGAAACAGTTAATAGTTATCCGGAGCTAAAAAATAAAGTTATTTTTACAGGATATGTTGATGATGAAGATTTAAGTTCTATTTATAGTGGTGCTACCTTATTTGTCTATCCCTCATTATATGAAGGATTTGGTTTACCACCTTTAGAAGCCATGCAATGTGGAGTTCCAGTTATTACTTCTAATACCAGTTCATTACCTGAAGTGGTTGGTGATGCTGGAATTATGATTAATCCAAAAGATGAAGATGCTCTTTGTCAAGCTATATTAAATTTACTAAACAATTCTGACTTACAGAAAGAACTTAGCGAGAAAGGTTTAGAAAGAGCCAAGATTTTTAACTGGGAAAAATGTGCTAGAGAGACAGTAGAAATTTACCAAAAAATACTGAGTTAAAAAAGTCAATTATAGTGAACATTAAAAAAGAAAGTCATGAAAATTAAAATCGCTTATGATATTACTGTACTCGGAAACTATTTTAGCTTATTTGATTCTAAAATAGGAATTTATCGAGTCACCGAAGAATTATTATTAGAAATGTTAAAAATAGATGATATTAATTTATTTTTAGTGGGATTAGCTAGTGAAACACCTGCCACCACTTCAATTAATTGCCCTCTTTATATAGAAAGCTATTTACGAGAATATTCTAAAAACTTTGTTAATTCTTTTGAAAGTAAATTTAAATTAAATTTTATTTATAAAAATTTATTTAAAGTCTATTTTTCAAAAAACTTTCAAAAACTTCCTAAATACTCGTTATTATCTATTTTTGTCCGAGGATTGTATAAAATTTTACAAAAAAGCCAACTATTGTTATACGATAATAATCATCAATTTTTTAATTTTAAAGAATATGATATTTTTCATTCTTTATTTTACAAACTTCCTTCTGAAGAATTAACAGGAAACCTCCCTAGATTATTAATGATATATGATCTAATTCCCATTACTGCTCAACAATTTGTTACCCCTAAGCTAACCAGTTATTTTAAAGAACTTCTTAAAAGTATTAATCTTCAAAAAGATTGGATAACCTGCATATCAGAATATACTAGACAAGAGTTTTGTGAATATACAGGAATGTCATCTGAGCGCACATTTGTTACCCATTTAGCCGCCGATAATAAATTTTATCCAGTTACAGATACCAGTTATATTAAAACAATTATACAACAATATAATATTCCTGACAAAAACTATTTTCTCTGTCTCGCAAGTCAACTCGACCCGAGAAAAAATATTGCTCATTTAATAAAGAGTTTTGTTCGGTTATTATCTGAACAACCTAATCTAGATGTCAACCTAGTTTTAATTGGAACGCAACGACATAAACGAGTAGAAATAATTAATTTAATGCAAAAATTATCTGAATTTAAAGACAGAATTATTTTTACTGGATATGTCCCAGATGAAGATTTAAGTCCCCTTTATAGTGGTGCAACAGCATTCATATTTCCTTCATTATATGAAGGATTTGGTTTGCCAATTCTCGAAGCTATGCAATGTGGAACACCAGTTATTAGTTCTAATGCTACTTCACTACCAGAGGTCGCCGGCGAAGCGGCTATTCTAGTCAATCCTAAAGATGAAGATGCCCTTTGTCAAGCCATGATTAATGTTCTCAAAGATAGAAACTTATGCCAAAATTTAACTCAGAAAGGTTTAGAAAAATCTAAACAATTTAGTTGGTCTAAATGTGCAGTAAAAACGGTAGAAATTTACAAAAAAATTCTCAATCACTAATTTAAATTATGAAAGTTGCTTATGATATTTCAGTTTTAGGTCAAGGATATGTTAACCCCAAAGCCAGAACAGGGGTTTATCGAGTTGTTGAATCACTATTTTGGGAATTAGTGAATCGAAAAGATATTGATGTCATAGGGATTTCTTTGAATCAATCAAGCGGAACCTGGAACGATGTCAGTTGCTCTTTATATATAGATGAAAATTTAGAGAAATTACAGAAATATTATCAATCATCTTATAAAAATTTACAATTTATATCTCAACTTTTGGCAAAAGCAGTTAATTTACAAAAAAAATTAGTTGAAATATCTCTAAAAAAACATCAATTTTTTTATAAACCATCTTTAGCCATACAGATTCCTTTTGAAAAATTGTTAAATTTATTTTTACAACCAATAGTTAAAATTAATGAATTTCAAATATATCATTCTCCATTTGATGCTTTACACAAAATACAAGAAAATAAGATTAGTAGAATTTTAACAATTTATGATTTAATTCCTATTCTTAATCCTGAAAAATTTACCCAGAATAAATATAGACAATTTTTAAATATTATCGACAGTATTAATAAACAACAAGATTGGATAACCTGTATATCAGAAAATACTAAACAAGACTTTTGCAATTATACAGGGATGAATCCTGACCGAGTTTTTGTTACTCCTTTAGCGGCTGCTCAACATTTTTATCCAGTTGATAATCTAGAAATTATCATTGATTGCTTGAAAAAATATAAAATTCCTAATCAACCCTATTTATTAAGTCTTTGTACCCTTGAACCCCGAAAAAATCTAAGTTTTTTAATCCGTTGTTTTGCTCAAATTCTTAACGATGATCCCAGTTTAGAAATTAATCTAGTCTTAGTTGGCATTAAAGGATGGAAAAATGCCGATATCTTTGAAACAGTTCAAACTAACCCTCAACTCCGAAATCGAGTTATCTTTACTGGCTATATTCCCGATGAAGACTTAAGCGCTATTTATAGCGGCGCAACAGCATTTGTTTATCCTTCTCTATATGAAGGCTTTGGTTTACCTCCTTTAGAAGCCATGCAATGTGGTACACCCGTTATTACTTCTAATACCAGTTCCTTACCCGAAGTCGTAGGAAATGCAGGAATTATGATTGATCCAAAACAAGAAGATGACTTATGCCAAGCCATGCTAAACGTCATTAATAACTCACAATTAAGAGCTAGTTTATCTCAAAAAGGTATTCAAAAAGCCAGTCAATTTAGTTGGGCTAAATGTGCCGAAGAAACGGTTAAAGTTTATCGCCTTGCCACTGAACATAAAAATGATTAACGATAAAAATGAAATTACTTTACACCCTCACAACTTATCCCCCCGCTATCGGAGGAGCGCAACTCCATCAACATTTACTCGCACAACAATTAAACAAAAATCATGACATTCAAGTGGTCAGTCATTGGAGTCAAAACCGAACTGACTGGTTACTCGGAACTACCTTAAAAGCCCCAGAAGAGAGTAAAGACTATATTATTGATGAGATTAAAGTTCATCAATTTGGACTTTCTAAACAAGACAAATTAAAATTATTGCCATATCTTCCTATCTATTATCCTTTAATGGATATTGCTCTGCCCAAAATAGCCTCCTGTATCCAACAATATTTGTCTCCCTATGCCGAGAAAGCCAATCTAATTCATAATGTTCGTATAGGTAGAGAAGGCATCAGTTATGCTTCCCTACAAGCCGCCAGAAAAAAAAATATTCCCTTTGTTTTAACCCCCGTTCATCACCCTCGCTGGAAAGGGTGGCGTTATCGTGCCTATAATAAACTCTATCAATTAGCCGATGCCGTAATTGCTCTTACGCAAGCAGAAAAACAAATATTCATTGACTTAGGAGTATCTCCCGATAAAATTTTTGTCACTGGACACGGCCCCATTTTATCAAACACAGCCGACGCAAAAACTTTTAGGCAACACTATCAAATTGATGAGCCTATTGTTTTATTTTTAGCTCAACATTATCCCTACAAAGGCTATCAACAACTGCTACAAGCTACCTCTCTTGTCTGGGAAAAAATTCCCGAAACTCAATTTGTTTTTGTTGGGCCTA is from Gloeothece verrucosa PCC 7822 and encodes:
- a CDS encoding glycosyltransferase family 4 protein, whose product is MKVAYDISVLGQGYVNPKARTGVYRVVESLFWELVNRKDIDVIGISLNQSSGTWNDVSCSLYIDENLEKLQKYYQSSYKNLQFISQLLAKAVNLQKKLVEISLKKHQFFYKPSLAIQIPFEKLLNLFLQPIVKINEFQIYHSPFDALHKIQENKISRILTIYDLIPILNPEKFTQNKYRQFLNIIDSINKQQDWITCISENTKQDFCNYTGMNPDRVFVTPLAAAQHFYPVDNLEIIIDCLKKYKIPNQPYLLSLCTLEPRKNLSFLIRCFAQILNDDPSLEINLVLVGIKGWKNADIFETVQTNPQLRNRVIFTGYIPDEDLSAIYSGATAFVYPSLYEGFGLPPLEAMQCGTPVITSNTSSLPEVVGNAGIMIDPKQEDDLCQAMLNVINNSQLRASLSQKGIQKASQFSWAKCAEETVKVYRLATEHKND
- a CDS encoding glycosyltransferase family 4 protein, yielding MKVLYEVSNLGIGYKDDKARTGVFRVIENVIDEILKLPDVEPRFISYMNFFEAALTRRYFEQQRPDLLNKMIELWNTSLDSNKVHLYLNILESIQTNQSRTIFNRAKRKIQSSFLSIIERLSVPNNFLEKIDIYHSFFYAFPSHYKIQAKARVMTIYDIIPLLMPDVFEKQLIKSFKKNLASIDINKDWVICISESTKRDFCELMKMSEERAFVTHLAASNNFYKQTNQEKIQIACQKYGIPKGKYILGLSTLEPRKNNQRLIKCYYQLLLEKSLEDIYLVLVGSKGWLYDEIFETVNSYPELKNKVIFTGYVDDEDLSSIYSGATLFVYPSLYEGFGLPPLEAMQCGVPVITSNTSSLPEVVGDAGIMINPKDEDALCQAILNLLNNSDLQKELSEKGLERAKIFNWEKCARETVEIYQKILS
- a CDS encoding glycosyltransferase family 4 protein, whose amino-acid sequence is MKLLYTLTTYPPAIGGAQLHQHLLAQQLNKNHDIQVVSHWSQNRTDWLLGTTLKAPEESKDYIIDEIKVHQFGLSKQDKLKLLPYLPIYYPLMDIALPKIASCIQQYLSPYAEKANLIHNVRIGREGISYASLQAARKKNIPFVLTPVHHPRWKGWRYRAYNKLYQLADAVIALTQAEKQIFIDLGVSPDKIFVTGHGPILSNTADAKTFRQHYQIDEPIVLFLAQHYPYKGYQQLLQATSLVWEKIPETQFVFVGPTVAQSESYFSLFKDKRIHRLGAVSLQEKTNALAACTLLCVPSTQESFGGVYTEAWSFGKPVIGCNIPAVGEVVTNGVDGYLVSQSAPDIADSICQLLLNPSQAQAMGAAGQKKVELNFTWKRLAQKTEQVYLNLI
- a CDS encoding methyltransferase domain-containing protein; translation: MMTSESNFHQASIFELISEKKIKRIKLRLTHKLLAILNKKLGFNYIPKPLLKLCKFLGSVSEIENCTLYLQENGYVSHEIDAKNWDIAHVIANLPDGNFLDMGSSDSYILKNVILKGIKGEKYGIDLREPNVPVPGVNYLIGNLTKTNLADNFFTSITCLSVIEHEVNFDNFAAEVARLLINKGRLYLTFDYWNPKIVSNIELYGLKWNPLSQTDVTNLVNTCNKYGLNLVQDIDWTTDKAVITPMNHSPDQTKSYTFGLLVFEKE
- a CDS encoding glycosyltransferase family 9 protein yields the protein MITTFNSQSTEFRKKRILLGHLASFGDCLYATTIAKQIKTDYPNCHLTWAIGSKYRSILNENPHVDEIWEIPLNSRDDIAQAWYKFKKVALERYEQGDFDEIFLTQIYPDNYKTYDGTLRSSILRFYGKPITVGVNPVIVLSEQEVNNVYNFVYKNNLLEKKNIILFECSAKSDQSFVTTEFALELVKILIDKIPDCRIILSSDIPISILDERIIDGSSLSFRENAELTKYCSLLIGCSSGISWLCTSEWAKKLPSIQLLKADKSMYASFIYDHQYHGLTYDHIIEMTDTTAETVAACVIAVIKDGVATARLNFHQDITLDFTFYFQTMAFVLYKRKFKDFIFSLFYTFKRYGFRPNLLKSFLPLIQYIMTLGYQKFLKKLKFSTR
- a CDS encoding GDP-mannose 4,6-dehydratase, coding for MKALIFGANGQDGYYLSKICQERGIEPIGISRSGNWQHGDVSNYEQVAQFIQYYTPNYIFHLAANSKTNHKALFENHQTIATGTLNILESTYKYSPKTNVFIAGSGLQFENKNQPISEQTPFAATSPYAIARIQSVYAARYYRSLGLSVYVGYLFHHESPLRKPNHVSQKIVLAVKRIAAGSNEIIELGDITVEKEWAFAGDIIRGIFTLVEQNNIFESVIGSGVTYSIEGWLNQCFSFIGKDWHEYVKLRPGFVSEYKRLISSPHLINSLGWFPSVSFSELAVMMMNKNIEEKQ
- a CDS encoding class I SAM-dependent methyltransferase gives rise to the protein MHLIHRKTCRVCGSHALTRVINLGEQYLQGSFVKPGKEMPPTRKIANSLVRCDPMEDEKACGLLQMEYTVPPEVLYSAYWYRSGTNNTMRNHLREIAEDATSILNKPNAVVLDIGCNDGTLLSYYPPEYKKFGIDPSDVAQEVKGDITVVQDLFPSDELLKLLQGKKCDIITAIAMFYDLEKPIEFVQAIKQVLAQDGIWIFEMSYMPTMLKMNSYDTICHEHLEYYSLAIIEYILKQAGMKIFNVILNDINGGSIRCYATHADNFRYKKDEYIQNIKFLRQEEFDFELDTDKPYKNFQDRINVHKDELNSLLKKFKKEGKKIHIYGASTKGNTILQWCGIDHRLIEVAAERNPDKYGAYTIGTEIPIVSEAESRAMNPDYYLVLPWHFKKEIVEREEEMLKKGVGLIFPLPDIEIVKK
- a CDS encoding glycosyltransferase family 4 protein codes for the protein MKIKIAYDITVLGNYFSLFDSKIGIYRVTEELLLEMLKIDDINLFLVGLASETPATTSINCPLYIESYLREYSKNFVNSFESKFKLNFIYKNLFKVYFSKNFQKLPKYSLLSIFVRGLYKILQKSQLLLYDNNHQFFNFKEYDIFHSLFYKLPSEELTGNLPRLLMIYDLIPITAQQFVTPKLTSYFKELLKSINLQKDWITCISEYTRQEFCEYTGMSSERTFVTHLAADNKFYPVTDTSYIKTIIQQYNIPDKNYFLCLASQLDPRKNIAHLIKSFVRLLSEQPNLDVNLVLIGTQRHKRVEIINLMQKLSEFKDRIIFTGYVPDEDLSPLYSGATAFIFPSLYEGFGLPILEAMQCGTPVISSNATSLPEVAGEAAILVNPKDEDALCQAMINVLKDRNLCQNLTQKGLEKSKQFSWSKCAVKTVEIYKKILNH